A window of Halomonas sp. H10-9-1 contains these coding sequences:
- a CDS encoding MBOAT family O-acyltransferase: MVFSSYSFLLLFLPLVLMLYALQVRDRISSALLMRGLIVASLIFYAAWDWHYLPLLVGSVMVNYSLGQRLNTCRRRTWLVLGVAFNLSLLGWFKYRLFFAETLHTVLVPEWAVPSFQVVLPLGISFFTFQQIAWLVDLWRRQVALPRFTEYAFFVTFFPQLIAGPIVHAREILPQVRQRWPAWRMSTFAAGLALLCLGLVKKVLIADPLDAPVGVLYAQAASGAALGGEAPWLAGFGYGVQLYFDFSGYADMAIGLGLLLGLKLPVNFDSPYKSRSPIDFWRRWHITLSHFLRDYLYIPLGGRERRYLSLMLTMLLGGLWHGAGWQFLLWGGLHGAALCLAHGWMRLGGQRWPGWIALPLTLGFVMLAWIPFRADSVASALRLYQALGAPWQWSPSLQWPGWPLSGEHGRLTGLIALGLGIALLLPNSQQWTARWRAAMESHDPRQARHCLLGVGVLCGVLLFLVLKQLYAQPEQAFLYFQF; the protein is encoded by the coding sequence ATGGTTTTCAGTTCCTACTCCTTCCTGCTGCTTTTTCTCCCGCTGGTCCTGATGCTGTACGCGCTGCAGGTACGCGACCGGATCTCCTCGGCGCTGTTGATGCGCGGTCTCATCGTCGCCTCGCTAATCTTCTACGCGGCCTGGGACTGGCACTACCTGCCCCTGCTGGTAGGCTCGGTGATGGTAAATTACTCACTTGGCCAACGCCTGAACACATGTCGCCGTCGCACCTGGTTGGTGCTGGGGGTGGCATTCAACCTGAGCCTGCTGGGCTGGTTCAAATATCGACTCTTCTTCGCCGAAACGCTGCATACCGTTCTGGTGCCGGAGTGGGCCGTACCGAGTTTTCAGGTGGTGCTGCCGCTGGGTATCTCCTTCTTCACCTTTCAGCAGATCGCCTGGCTGGTGGATCTATGGCGGCGACAGGTGGCGTTGCCGCGTTTCACCGAATATGCGTTCTTCGTGACCTTCTTCCCCCAGCTGATCGCCGGCCCCATCGTGCATGCCCGAGAGATCCTGCCGCAGGTGCGCCAGCGCTGGCCGGCCTGGCGCATGAGCACCTTCGCCGCCGGTCTGGCGCTACTGTGTCTCGGCCTGGTCAAGAAGGTGCTGATCGCCGACCCCCTGGATGCTCCCGTAGGCGTGCTTTACGCCCAGGCCGCAAGCGGCGCCGCTCTGGGCGGCGAGGCCCCCTGGCTGGCGGGCTTCGGCTACGGCGTACAGCTCTACTTCGACTTTTCCGGCTATGCCGACATGGCCATCGGTCTCGGGCTGCTGCTGGGTCTGAAGCTGCCTGTCAACTTCGACTCGCCCTACAAGAGCCGCTCGCCCATCGACTTCTGGCGCCGCTGGCATATCACCCTTTCCCATTTCCTGCGTGACTATCTCTATATTCCACTGGGCGGGCGCGAGCGACGCTATCTCAGCCTGATGCTGACCATGCTGCTGGGCGGCCTGTGGCACGGCGCTGGTTGGCAGTTTCTGCTGTGGGGAGGGCTGCATGGCGCGGCTCTCTGCCTGGCTCATGGCTGGATGAGACTGGGCGGCCAACGCTGGCCCGGCTGGATCGCCCTGCCGCTGACCCTGGGCTTCGTGATGCTGGCGTGGATTCCGTTCCGGGCCGACTCCGTGGCCAGCGCCCTGCGGCTCTATCAGGCGCTGGGGGCGCCCTGGCAGTGGTCGCCGTCGCTGCAGTGGCCGGGCTGGCCGCTGAGCGGCGAGCACGGCCGGTTGACCGGCCTGATAGCGCTGGGGCTGGGCATCGCCCTGCTGCTGCCCAACTCCCAGCAGTGGACGGCACGCTGGCGGGCGGCCATGGAGAGT